In Bradyrhizobium sp. 200, the sequence GCCAGGGGCGTCGACGTCATCGACTGCTCCTCCGGCGGCATCACCGAGATGGCGCCGATCCTGGGCAAGGAAATCAAATACAGCTATCAGGTGCCGCTGTCGGAATATGTCCGCCGCCAAGCCGACATCATGACGATGGCGGTTGGTCTCATCATCCATGGCGATCAGGCCGAGCAGATCCTGCGTGGCGGGCAGGCCGATCTGATCGCGGTGGGGCGGGAAATCCTCAACAATCCCAATTGGCCGATGGACGCCGCGCTCAAGCTCGGCGTCGAGGGCCCGTTCCGCAACGTTCCCCCGCAATTCGGCTATTGGCTGGGCACCCGCGCCAAGCGCGGCTTCGGAACCCGGCCCTCCACCTGGCAAAACGGGCTGCAGGAAGCCGAATAGAGCGCGATTTCGAGCGATGCTGGCCCTGGGACTTGATCCGGGGGGCGGGGTACCGGTTCGTGTTAAATCAGACACGGCTCCAGCCTTGCCGACAAGGCCGCAGCGGTCCTGGCCGGGCATGCCTTGATCCGACCAAAAAGCCATTGTGAGTTGGCGGAGCCGGGGACAGGGGCGCCGATTCACTGAAATCGCGGGCGTCCGCTAGCGAAAAGGGACGCCCTACAATGCGCAGGAATTTTGCCTTTCTTCTCGGCACGGTGACGGGCGCGTGTCTGGCCGTTCTCGTGACGGGACCGCAGGGGGCGCATCTGGTGGCGGCGGCAAAGGCCGCGGCCCGTTCCGACGCCTACACCCAGCTCAATTTGTTCGGCAGCGTGTTCGAGCGGATCAAGACCAGCTATGTCGAAAAACCCGACGATTCCAAGCTGATGGAAGGCGCCATCAACGGCATGATCTCGGCGCTTGATCCTCATTCGCGCTATATGAATGAGAAGGGCTGGAGCGACATGCAGGAGACCACCCATGGCGAGTTCGGCGGGCTCGGCATCGAGGTCACGATGGAAGACGGCCTCGTCAAGGTGGTCACGCCGATCGACGATACGCCCGCGGCCAAGGCCGGCATGCTGTCGGGGGACGTGATCACCCAGATCGACGACGAAGCCATTGCCGGCATGAGCCTCGAACAGGCGGTGGGCCGGATGAAGGGCCCCGCCAACAGCAAGATCCGGCTGAAGATCGCGCGCAAGGGTTCGGCTGCGCCGATCGATATTGCCATCGTTCGCGAGATCATCCGGGTGCGGCCGGTCCGCTACAAGACCGACAGCGGCGATATCGGCTACATCAGGATCACCCGCTTCAACGAGCAGACCACCGAGGGCCTGAAAAAGGCGATCGCCAGCATCTCCAAGGAGATCCCGGCCGA encodes:
- a CDS encoding S41 family peptidase, translated to MRRNFAFLLGTVTGACLAVLVTGPQGAHLVAAAKAAARSDAYTQLNLFGSVFERIKTSYVEKPDDSKLMEGAINGMISALDPHSRYMNEKGWSDMQETTHGEFGGLGIEVTMEDGLVKVVTPIDDTPAAKAGMLSGDVITQIDDEAIAGMSLEQAVGRMKGPANSKIRLKIARKGSAAPIDIAIVREIIRVRPVRYKTDSGDIGYIRITRFNEQTTEGLKKAIASISKEIPADKLAGYVIDLRNNPGGLLDQAVSVSSAFMTRGEVVSTRGRTAEETQRFTARGGDITKGKPLVVLINGGSASASEIVAGALRDHKRATLIGTRTFGKGSVQTIIPLGSGNGALALTTARYFTPSGRSIQAQGIAPDIEVLQDVPDELKSRSELKGEASMRGHLAADGAEQAGSQSYVPPNDKDDKALNAAFNLLRGVTVNANAPAAAKRAVPN